In Maridesulfovibrio sp., the genomic stretch TCCTGCTGAAATTCTTCTTTGTAAGCCTCGGCAATTTCGTCCACCCGCTTTTCGGCATCTTTATCCTGCGAGACAATCATGATAACCTTGCTTCTTTCAGAATAGGTAAACATTTTACCGGACCAGTATCCGTAGGCATCGTAGACGGTGTAGCCATCCTTGAACTTGGGAGTGACTTCGGAATTGAGAAAGCCCTGCCATCTTTTAGCAGTCACCCGCTTCTTGCCATCGTTATAGGTCTGGCCCATGTAAAGCTCGTAGCGACTCCATTTACTGCCCACGCAGCCGGGCAAACACAAAGCCAGCAGTAAAATAGCGACAGCAGAAATCCGAACAGAATTACGCATAAAACAACTCCTCGAAATCTACGACAAAGCTCCAACCCAAAACTATCATCCGACTAATTAGGATTCCAAAGTGGCTTAGCTCCTTTGGTCCTGCTGAAGAACAAACCGGAAGCCCCTCGGAGAACCACCGGAGGCAAACACGTATCAACTATATAAAAATCTCAGGTTCACGGCGTTCACTGAAATTATCAGTCAACCACTGCGAAATTTCTAGCAGACGGGGCACTTCAAGCTTACGGGCTTCGAAAGCACAGACCTTGATACAAGCACAGCAAAAAGTACATTTATCGGGATCAGTCTCAACCACGGCCCCAACTGAAATAGCGGCTGTAGGACAAACACGTTCACAAGCCCCGCAAAGCTCACACTGATCAGTAGTAATAGGGGATGCAGAAACTTTAGGCGAACGCTCTTTGTAAGGGCGGTCACCCGGAACTTCCACGGAAGTATCAAAAGAAGCTTCTGTAAACTTCGCAGCAAGAGACTTACCGAATTCGCGGGCCATGTTCAGATCATCCTCATCAGGACGGCTGACAGCTATGGGAGTTTTATCGGTGGAAAATGAATGTTCACCGATAAACGCAGCCCCGGCAACGGGCTTGAATCCTGACTCTACTGCGATATCACTAAGCTCGATCAGAGCATCTTCATAAGCTCGGTTACCGTAAACGACCACCGGAACAGCAGGAGTGCCACAAGAATTCAAAACTTTAAAACGTTCAACAGCAGTCAGGGGAATACGACCACCGTAGACAGGAGCACCAATTATCACCAGATCATCATCAAGACATTCACAGGTCTCGGGAACACGGTCAGCACGGGTGACGTCAATTACTTCAAGCTGCTCCGCTCCTATTCCTTCCGCAATTGCATCAAGGATGCGGCGGGTGGTCCGAGTCGGGGAAAAACAGATCATTTTCAATTTATTGCAGGGCATAACAAACTCCATGTCAGATTATACAAGCAAGGCATCCGCCAGGTTACTTTACTTTCTGAAAACATAAGTACAGGCGAAAAGGTAAGCTTGTAAACCGTTTTGCCGCTCCCATGCAGCCATCAGGCTTTTTTCAGCATAATAAAAAGGTTATGGAACTGTATAACCTTTTATGCGATATAACGTGCATGACCGGAAACAAGACACGAAACTTACAGATCAGCGCTGCAATCCTGGCCGGAGGCGAAGGGCGCCGCATGGGCAGGACCGATAAATCCTGTCTGGAGATTTCCGGTGAAAAACTGATCAGCAGAATTATCCGCTCACTTGAAGGAATTTTCGCGGAAACATTTGTAATCACCCGTACACCGGAAAACCACCCTGAGCTTAATGTCAGACTGGTGGGAGATATTTTTGCGGCGCGCAGTTCCCTGACCGGAATTCACTCTGCGCTGCACCATTCGCGGACAGAGCATGTCTTCGTCACTGCCTGCGATTCTCCTTTCCTGAACCGGGAGCTAATCGCAGAGCTGCTCAGCCGGGTTGAAGCTGACGATGACGTTATCATCCCTATGCACTGCGACGGATTCTATGAACCTCTCTGTGCGGTCTATTCAAAACGCTGCCTGCCTTTCATTGAACAAAACCTGCAGGATAATATTTTTCAGATCATCCGCTTTTTTCCGGAGGTGAGGGTTCGCGCGGTTGAAACAGAGGTCCTGAAACTAAAAGACAAAGCACTGGAGACCTTCGTTAACATAAATACTCCGGACCAGCTGGTCAGGGTGCAGGAAACCGTGGACGGTACAAAAACAGACACTGACGACTTCCCGCTATCAATTCCACGCAGTGCTGCGCTAAAGCTTATCCGCAAATCCCTGCGTCCGGTCCAAAGTTCTTATACGGAGGTAAGTGATTGCGCCGGGCAAGTGGCCACCGACACCGTCTGCTCAAAAATTTCACTGCCGGAACACGACCGCTCAGCCATGGACGGTTTCGCAATACAAAGCAGGCTGACTGAGAATGCTTCGAATGAGAATCCGGTTATTCTGGCTTTTTCAGGCGAGGTCCGCCCCTCATGCCCTGTTTCAGAGAAAAACAGGTCAGGAGAGGCCGTACGCGTTTTAACCGGGGGAATAATTCCACAGGGAACTGACGCTGTTATCCCTTTTGAAAAAGTTACCGCCGATAAATGCTCTATCAGTATCAGCAGACCGGTGCGGGAAGGAGATTTTATACGCAGGGCAGGGTCCGATATCCTGAAAGGGGAAACCATCGTCAAGAAAGGGTCTGTGATCTCTCCATGTGACGCCGCCCTGCTCGCCTATGCCGGGATACGAACCGTTCCCGTCAGCCCGCTACCATCCGTGGCGGTGCTGGCTGTTGGCAACGAACTCTGCGATCCGGCAAAGGAAACAGAATCCGGCCTGATCCCGGCGGATAACCTCATTCTTATGAAATCACTCTGCGCCCGCTACGGAGTCAAAGATATCCGCATAGCTCCCTGCGCCAACTCGCCGGAATCGATTTCTGAAGCAGTACAGGCCAATAACGATTGCGGGCTCATTGTCACAACCGGGGGAACAGGGCCAGGCAATCGGGACTTTGTATTCAATTCCGTGCGGCAGGCTGGTGGTAGTCCCATTTTCAAAGGTCTGGCCATGCATCCGGCAAAATCAATTTTCGCCTGCAAACTGGGAAATTCCGTAGTCATCGGCTTACCGGGACCGCCGAATGCCGTGAACCTCGCATTTCACACTATCATTAATCCGGTACTTTCCATGTTACAGGCAAAATCGGAAATTTCCAGTACCGTATCTGCAATTCTTACCGAAGAACTTAAAGGCGGACGGGAGCGTGAAAAGTTACGCCCCTGCCTGATCAGCGAAAGAGAAGGAAAAATCCTCGCCGACCCGCTGCTGGATAGAACTCTTTCGCCACGCAGGGTAATGAGCTTAAGCAACGGAATTATCATCCTTCCGGCCGACTGCGGCCTTGTACCTAAAGACGCAATCGTTCAGGTTCTAAGGATCAGCTGAGTATTTCAGATAAAAAAATCTCGTAAATTAGGTTCTGAAAGACTATTCGTTAAACAGGGAATACGGCTGTTACAAAAACTTAACCCAACCGGGATAAAATTAAGTTTTCCAAAACAGCCATCATGTGTACTTTGTAATTATGCGAATGAAAAACTACAGGGGTATCTCCTGCATAATTACCAGAACATCACGGATGTATTTTTCATAGCCAAGGCGACCTGACTTACGGGTCGCCTTTTCTCTTTTGTACAACCGCAAAAAGAGTTGAGGAATTATGGGACAGAAAAATTTTGTTTTGGACACCAACGTACTCATTGAAAACCCGAAGTGTATCACAGCCCTTCGAAACGGGATTGAGAACAAGGTTCACATTCCCTACACAGTGCTGACTGAGCTCGACAAACTAAAACGTGATTCACGCATCGGCCACATTGTCGCCCAGGCTGTCCACTCAATCCTCCAGGACGACAAACTGACTTTCCTTTCACCGGAATTTGCAGAGAAACTTGGAGAACTAAGCCCGGATGACCGTATTCTCAAAGAAGCCCTCAACGCAACAATCGAAGACCCCATACTGGTTACCAACGACCGTATCCTGCAAATCAAAGCCGGCATCTACAATCTCAAGTGCGAAGGATATAAAGACTCCGATCCTTTCCGTTCCGATTCGCAGCTGTACACCGGATTCGTGGAAGAAAACCATGCACCCTACCTGAACAGCTTCCGCTGGGAAAATGGAACTCCTGTGTTTTACGGCGACAAGGGTAGCAAGCCCATTTCCTACACCCACGAAGTATGGGGAGTTAAACCTCGCAACATCTACCAGAACCTCGCCTTAGAGCTGATGCTTAATCAGGATATAAATCTCGTCTCCATCCAGTCCGAGGCCGGATACGGCAAAACATTTCTTGCTCTGGCCTCAGCCCTGTATCTGGCTCTTGAAAAAAAAGACAATCCCTTCGAGAAAGTATATCTGGTTAAACCCATCTGGGAAATCGGAGCCAAAATGGGTTACCTGCCCGGAACAGTGGAAGAAAAAATGCAGCCCTATGTGCGTTATGTCCGCGACCTGACCGTAAAACTTCATGAACAGCGCCCGGCCAACCGCATATTCATGGATACAGATTCAGACAAATTCCGCTTCAATCACAAGAAATTCGAAATTCTGCCCATAGCCTATATCAGAGGCATGAACCTAGAGAATTGTGTGGTCATTATTGATGAAATGCAGAACATGTCCCGCTCTGAGGTGCGCTCACTGCTAACGCGTATGGGTGAAGGGGTAAAATGCATCTGCCTTGGTGACACCCGGCAGGTGGATAATCCGTATCTAAATGAAAGCAACAACGGCCTGAACTGGGTTGTAAAGAAGCTGCGTAACAACAAAGAATATGCACATATGGTGCTTAAGGGAGAGCGCTCCAGAGGACCGATCACGGATATTGTTTTGAAGACAGGTTTATAAAAGTAAAACGCCCGGTTGTCTGCACAACCGGGCGTTTTACTTTTATTAAAATTTATTACTTCTGAAAAATTCTCAATAACAAATCATCCAGATCTTCACCATTATCAATGGCTTCGGAGATTTCTCTTTCCAGTATTCTGGCTCCGTTACGTATTTCGGAGACAGTACAGTCCATGTTCAGGGCCACTTCTTCGGCAGGTATGCCGTAGCGGAAGCAAAGATAATAAAGAGCACGTCTAGCCAAAACGGCGTGCTCATTCTCCTGCATCATCAGTTCCCTGAAACTGACCCCGAAAGCTTCAAGCACAGCATCGAGAATGGAGTCGAAAGTCTGTTCTTCAAGTTGCGGCATCACCTGCTCTGATTCGACATTATTTTTGTCGAAATCAACCGGAGCTGCACTACGCACAATTCCGGTCAGCCTGTTAATGCTGGTTAAAATTTCATCAACGGCATAGTAGGCGGAAACATCGGAAATAAACTCACGAGGTTTGTCCTCTTTGCCGCTTTCCAGATCAATGGTAACCCCGACCTTAGCCTCAAGCACTTCCTGAGCCGCATCCTTAATGCGGTCTAGCAGATGCTCCTGAACCCAGTTCATAACAAACTCATTGGGCGCAGTCAGCTGCACAACACCATCTTCATATCGTGCTGATAAAGGTTCCACCCAAACCCTGACCAGTACCGGATTAATGCGTACAAGAAGTTTCTTCTTTATGGAGTTCCATACATTGGAATTCATTTCCTACCTCTAGAATTACCCTCAAAACAAAGGGCCGTCTAAAACATTCACAAACCGGAATTATGAGTATCCCCAAACCCGAAAAAGAGCAAACAGCATAAAGCTGTCACTCTTTCTCGGGGAAAAACGCTGACCATCAAACACCACTGAACTTCTACCCGCCACAACAGCAGGCAACATGCATCATGTCGAAATATCAGTGGCAGAAATGATGGAACCTAACAGACTGCCGGACTATGGAGTAAGGCGGTCTATCGTATCCTGCAGCTGTCTACCAAGAGGAGTCTGCAGGGAAATTTCGCGTTCAATATTGGTGATACCTTTAATTACGGTGGAATGTCTGCGGCCCAGTCGGGTACCGATATCTTTCAGAGAAAGTTCGGTGTGTTTACGGGCGAGGAAGAAAGCGGTGTTTCTGGCCAGTACAACCTGGCGTTTACGGCTTTTCGAACGCAGTTGATCGGGAGTGAGTTCATAGGAACGACAGATATGATCCACAATGGAATCATAGCTGGGCGCGGCCTTGGCAATGGAGTAGTTCTCCAGTACCTGCCATGCGAGTTCCTGCGAAACATCACGGTTTAAAAGTCTTGCCTTAAGCACGAGGTTCTGCAGGCAGCTTTCCAGTTGTCTTACATCAGTGGTAATACGGTCTGCCAGAAGCTCGGAAATGGATTCCGGCACCCGGGTACCCAAACGTATGGCCTTACTTTCAACGATTCGTTTTCTGGTTTCGAAGTCCGGAGTGGAAATGAGTGCCAGCAGCCCCGAACTGAAACGGGATACCAGCTGCTGATCAATCTTTTCCAGATCACGGGGCAAAAACGAACTGGTCATAACAACTTTAGAGCCACGCAATTGCAGGCTCTTCAGTGTTTCCAGAATTTCATCCTGCATCTTCTGCTTACCCTGAAAGAAATGGATATCTTCCAGAAGCAGGCAGTCTACATTGTCCCTGAATTCAGACTTGAAACGGGAGATTTCGCCCGCTTTCAAAGCCAGAACCATTCTGTTCGCAAACTCTTCTGCTGTAAGGCAGGCAATGGAAATATGCTTCTTGTTACTGGAAGCACATAAATTCTTGCCGATAGAATGCAGCAGATGGGTTTTTCCAAGCCCGGGCGCAGAACTCAGGAAGAGCTGGTCACCTGGCAGGGAGTTGTCGCAGAGACTTCTGGATGCAGCACAGGCAAGTCTGTTGGACTCGCCGATTATGAAATCATCAAAAGAAAAACGCCAGCGGGGAATACGAGTATTAACCACGGCAGAAGACATCATGGGCAAGCCCAAGCTTGTCTGAACCGGTCGTGCTACAGCAGGCGCGGCCGTAGCCTTGAAAGCGGGCCGTTCCACGGATTTCCTGACCCCAATCTCCACCTTGGGGCTGGTACCGAGAACCTGCTCGCCTGCTTCTTTAATGTTGTCCATGAGGCGGTCCCTAACCCAGGCAGCCACGAAATCATTGGGAGCAAACAATTTGATTGTACTGTTGCTCACTTCTGCTTTCAGAGGCTTGATCCATACTTTGTACAGACCGGGGTTCAAACCCTTCTCAAGAACTTTTAAAATTTTATTCCAGCTGTCTCTCATCATGGGTGGATACCTACTGCATATTGAACGATACTATCAACTCGCGATACGGGTATGGACACCCGATGTTTTCCAATTTGTTTTCTACAGCTTAAGTATCTAATATTAATATATTTTCTTATTAAGCTTGCAAACATGGCTCATCCTCTCTGACCCTGTCGAGTACCGTAGAATCAGGCTTAATCCATTTCATAATATTTTTTATCAACATATGTTGAAAACTTTTTCCACAACTATGATTTACGAAAACTCTAAATTACACAAAATTACGTCATTTCTCTCATTGTTTCACTTATTCTTACTCATTATTTCTTTTAGTAACTTATTTGATATTTACCCTTTAATAGCAAACAAGTCTTTGTTTTATTTATGTTTTTTAGAAATAACGCCATATATATATTTTTTTTATAGTTTTCTTTTTTGAAACACAATTGCCATAAACCCTGTAAAACAAAGGGCTGAGCAGGGCCATACTTTAGAACAAAACATAAACGTATGAAACTATTAACTTTTAATTTTATTGACAGACCTAAGTCCTTACAAACAAAGGGTTCGTAGCCAACGGAATTACAAACAGGGCCGTCATGATAAATGCAAAGATTGATCGAATAATCAACCAAAGAGTCTTTAGGACGGCTGAACAGCTAAAATTACTGACAATATAACTACCTATCAAATAAGAACCGGTCTTTATGTGAAATGTTGAACGCTCGACAACAACTCTTAATACAGCACTCACTCACATTACAGAACTATTACAAAGTACCTATCAGCACTAATATGGACTAACCCAGTGACAAATCAACCTGAACTGACCTTATTTCCGATTTCAGCCAATTTCAGACGGTTTTTGGTAAATTTAGGACAAAGAAAAAAGCCCGTCCTTAAAAAGGACGGGCTTTTTCTTTGTTTCATGAAGTAAGCTATATAAAAATGCTCATTCGAAGCGCTGAGCACATGCTACATTATAATATAATAGATTTGACCACTCACTTGGCAGTCAACTGTTTAAGTGTAGGATAACGACCGCAGGCAAAACGTTCAGCTTCCGGGCAATAACCGAGCTGTTCACAGCTGGCACCCGCATAACGGAAAATGGCCGGGAAATTATCCTTACAGATTTTAAGCATCTCATCGGCCATCTTGCGGACTTCCCACTGCGCGCGCTGGCAGCAGCGCAGGTTGAAGAAATGTATCAGGGAGCGACAGTTCATGGTTATCACGATTTTAGTTTCAGCGGCCTGCGGAAGGACGAAACGGGCATCTTCGTTGGCCTTGTCTTCACGACCGGCATTCACAAGTATTTCGCGAAGATCTTTGTAAGCACTGCCTACTTCTTCCATGAATCTCTCAAAACGTTCCCTGGCTTCCGGAATCTTGGCGATTGCAGGGGGAAGAATGTAATCCATATCACTTTCAGTCACATAGCGCTGGCTCTGCTGGGAGTATGAAGCTAGACGGTGGCGCACTACCTGATGTGAGCAAGCCCGGGAAATGCCTTCGACGGCAAAAGTAAAGCTGACGTGCTCAATGGGGCTTGTATGGCCGGACTCAAGAATTTTGGATACAAATTCGGCCTGCTTCTCTTTATCTACTTCCCCGTTAATAAGTCGGGGCCACATGTCAGCCACAAATCCGGCGTGGTAACACTGGCGGAAAGCGGCATAAAGCAGCTCAAGGCTGTTGGGGGTCATGGACAGAAGTTCCACTCGTAAATCTTTCTCAGGCATATGCGCTCCTTGAATTTATGACTACATAAAGTAATTAATACCGGGGCGCAACTTGATATAGGCAGAGAGCCTGAAAAGCAAGCCCGCATGGTATACCGATTAAAATTCGCCTGAATGTCACTTGAAATCACATTTTTTCCCTTGCCAGCCGTCCTAATATACCCTAACTAACGTCTTCCTTATCTCTACTTTAACCAGCCGCTGAGAATTTGTCCCAAATTTATACTGTACCCCCGTGCAGGGGATTTTTTTTGGCAAATATCCGGCGCCGGAGGAATCCGTGACTAAACTTATCCAAAACGAAAAAATACGAAATATAGCTATCATAGCACACGTTGACCATGGCAAGACAACCCTGGTTGACGGAATGTTCAAACAAAGCGGTCTGTTCCGCGAAGGGCAGGAAGTTGACGACCGCCTCATGGACAGCATGGACCTTGAACGTGAACGCGGGATTACCATCGCTGCCAAAAACTGTGCTGTTGACTGGAAAGGCGTAAAAATCAACATCATCGACACCCCCGGCCACGCCGACTTCGGTGGTGAAGTTGAACGCTCCCTGTCCATGGCCGACGGTGCAATCCTGCTTGTTGACGCTTCCGAGGGTCCCCTGCCCCAGACCCGTTTCGTACTCAAAAAAGCACTCGAAGCCGGCCTGAAAATCATCGTTGTCATCAACAAGATTGACCGTGCTGACGCCCGCCCGGGCGAGGTCCTCGACGAAGTATACGACCTCTTCATCGATCTCGACGCCAACGAAGAACAGCTCGAATTTCCCCTGCTTTACGCAATCGGCCGCGACGGAATCGCGCAGGAAACCCTCGAAGAAAAAGGTGAAAACCTGCACCCGCTCATGGACCTCGTTCTTGCACAGGTTCCCGGTCCTTCTTACAATGAAGATGAACCTTTCCAGATGCTCGTATCCGACCTTGGTTACTCCGACTACCTCGGCCGTCTGGCCATCGGTAAAGTCATCCACGGGGAAGCCAAACAGAACGAGCCCCTGCTCTGCATCAATGAAAAAGGTGAGCACGTTTCCCTGCGCCTGACCAAAATCCAGACTTACGACGGTCCCTCATTTGCTGAAACAAATATCGCCAACCCCGGTGATATTGTAGTTGTTTCCGGTATTGAGGCCATCACCATCGGTGACACCATCTGCACAAAGGAAGCGCCGAAAGCACTGCCCCGTATTACCGTTGATGAACCTACCGTTTCCATGCGCTTCACCATCAACACCTCGCCTATGGCAGGACTTGAAGGCAAGCTGGTCCAGTCCTCCAGAATCCGCGAAAGACTGCATAAGGAAACTCTGCTCAACGTTGCCGTAAAAGTTGAAGAGAGCGAAGAAAAAGACAGTTTCATCGTTAAGGGACGCGGTGAATTCCAGTTGGCGATCCTCATCGAGACCATGCGCCGTGAAGGATTTGAACTTTCCGTAGGACGTCCTGAAGTAATCTTTAAAGAAGAAAACGGACAGAAGCTTGAGCCTATGGAACAGGTCTTCATTGATTGTGAAGAAGCATTCCTCGGCGTGGTTACTGAAAAGCTTTCCACCCGCAAGGGCAAAATGACCAACCTGGTCAATAACGGTAAAGGCCGTGTGCGTATGGAATTTTCCGCGCCTTCACGCGCTCTTATCGGCTACCGTGACGAGTTCCTGACCGACACCAAAGGTACCGGTATCCTGAACTCCCTTTTCGCCGGTTACGAACCTTACCGTGGAGATTTCCCTTCACGTTATACAGGTTCCCTCGTTTCCGACCGTGCTGGTAAAGGCGTACCTTACGCCATCTTCAACCTTGAGCCGCGCGGTGAAATGTTCATCGAGCCGGGTGATCCTGTTTATGAAGGTATGATCGTAGGTGAGCACAACAGGGATAATGATATCAACATCAACCCTACCAAAGAGAAAAAACTCACCAACATGCGAGCTTCCGGTAAGGACGAGGCTGTTATACTGACCCCGATACGTCCAATGACCCTTGAACGGGCCATGCACTTCATCCGCGACGATGAACTGATCGAAGTCACACCGGAATCCATCCGTCTGCGCAAAGTCGAGCTTTCCGCTGCCAAGCGCCACATGAGCCGTGGTAAACAGCTTAAAGCCTCCGGCCAGAAATAAACTACTTCCATACAAATTCAATAAGCCGGGGAAAGTCTTACTTATGACTTTCCCCGGCTTTCCCTATTTTGCCAACTTCCCTTTGGCCATATTTGCGAGAGACTAAACCTGCTCCAGAGAAAATATGTCTGGAACAGATCCACGGGGAATCTGAATAATAAACCTTGTTCCCCTACCCGGCTCGGAATCAATTCTAATGGTTCCACCATGATTGCGGGTGATAATGAAATACGCCACGGATAGTCCTAAACCGCTCCTTCCACGTCCACCTGAACTGAAAAACGGCTCAAATGCTCTTTTGCGAGCATACGCATCCATTCCCGGACCGTTGTCCTCCACTTCAATATTCAGATAAGCACTGTTTGAAGAACACCTTATCACGATTTGCGGTTCTTTACCCGAAACACCGGCATCGATCATGGACTGAGCTGAATTATTGATCAAGTTTAGCAGAACCTGCTCCAACTCAGCTGCAAAACAAAGGACTTTAGGCAGTTCGTCCTGAATATCCAAAACAAATTTTATTTTCCGAAAATCACACCCTTCACCATTGCAAAGCTCTTTATCGGCAAGTTCAATGACCTGATCTACAATACTCGCTATGCAGCAATAATCCTTTTTATTCTCTGACCTGCGACTAAAATTAAGCATGTTCACAATTACTTTAGCCGCGCGGCCACCAGCCTCTTTTATCTCTTCAACCAGGGTCAGAATCTTGCGTTCCCGAAGATACCTGCGGACAGACTCAAGCGGAACACCCATCTTTTCTGCGGTTTCAATGTTTGCAGGCAAATCCGGAGAAATTCTGCGTTCTATATTCTGGGCCGACTGAATGATAATACCTAACGGATTATTTATTTCATGGCTCATGCTTGCAGAAAGACTGGCCACTGTTGTCATCTTCTCGGACTGGATCATCAGCTCCTGAATTTTCATTTTATGGGAATAATCTCGCAGCACACCGACCATGCGCACAGGCCTGCCGCTGGCGTTGAGCACAAAGCTGCCTTCATCCTCAACATAAAGATAACTGCCATCCTTACGCTTGAATCTGTAAACGGAAACAAACGGTCGTCCTTTACTGAGACAATCCTGCAACTCTGAAATAACGGAATTGCGATCGTCAAGGTGAATACCATCCTCCCAGCCCTGCAGGTCCACAGACTGAAATTCTGATTCCTCATACCCGGTGATTTCCCGGACAGCCCCGGACCAGACCAGTTTACCGCTTGCAATATCCAAATCATAAACAAGCTGTCCGGTTTTCTCAGCCATCAAACGGTAGCGGTCCTCACTCTGATGCAGAGCCTGCTCAGCCAGCATAAGCGGAGTAACGTCAGTAATAAAACCTTCAAGAAACCCTTCCCCATCATCACCGGTGGTCTCCACTCCCTTCTCCCAGACCCACTTCTCATCACCGGAAGCAGTCCTGATCTTATAAATCATTTCAAATGGTTCTCTGTCATGTACGGCTTCCTGTACGCACTCCCAGACATGTGCCCGGTATTGGGGCAGAATGATATCAGAATAGGAAAGTTCACTATTATCCAATAGCGAATCAACTTCATAACCGGTCAATTCAAAACAGCCATGACTAATAAAATCCATAGTCCAATTTACATCATTACGGCAGCGGTAAACCATACCTGGCAAATTACCCAGCAGAGTTGACAGAAAATTCTCGTTCTCATCAGAGATATTCAAAACTAAAGATTTAGCGCTGACCTCCATCCTGCCTTTAAGAATAATCAGTCCGGAATCTTCATGGAAAATGCCCTTCCAACAGATAACACCTTCCTCACATGTTGATTCAAAATGACCGGCCGGCAAGGGATCTTCCTCTATGACCCTATCGACAAATGCACTCAGATTACTTAGCAGCCTGCCGTTTTGTACCCCAAGATACTCCCCGGCGGTCAGATAGCCGGAAACAGCCGCAGCTTTTTCCCCGCCAACAAAGACAACCCGTTTATTATCATCAAGGCCGACCACGACTCCGGGATAATCCTGAGCCAGAAACTCAAGCCCCTGCATTATATATCCTTCTAATATAACCATGTTCGAAGCACCCTCCAAAGCAATTGATGCACAAACACAGTTCCACCATATCACACCCTACACATAATAACAGATCATTTTATTTATTCTGGTCCAGCTGTTCACAGTTGTTGCCTTCACAGACTTCATGCGCTACCAGATTCGCATACTCTACTTTCACGGAGAATTTAAAATGGGTTCAAATAATATTTCTGGAGAAGTGATCCTGATCTTTACTGGTGGAACCATCGGCATGAGTGAAAAGCCTGATGCCGGGGGAGTAGTACCGGATGATAATTTCACAAAACTGCTTAACGAAATCACCCCTGACGGTCACGACATAAAAATACGGCCGATACTCTGGTCTGATATCCCCAGTCCGCACATGTGCCCGGAAAAGATGCTCAATCTGGCCCATGACGTGGAAAATCTTCTTGCCGAGGAGCAGGTGCTTGGCGCAGTCATCCTGCATGGAACAGATCTTATGGCAGAGACGGCATACGTGCTGGACATGACCGTCTGTTCGCCGAAACCGGTCGTCCTAACAGGAGCCATGCGCTATTTCAATGAATCAGGCTACGACGGCATACGCAACCTTGTTGATGCCATCCGCACCTGCCTGCTGCCTCCGCCGGAAGGAACAGATGTCATCATTCAGATGGCAGACAAACTCTTCTCCGCAAAGAACGCCATCAAATCAAGCTCCCTAAACGTCGACCCATTCATCGGCCAGAATACAGGTAGAATCGGTTTCATTGCCGGGGAATCAGTTATTCTTACCCGCGCCAAACCGGGCCGCAGACCACGGCTGAACTTCCCGGTAACAGCTATGGCCGATAAAGTTTACCTTGTTG encodes the following:
- a CDS encoding DUF3574 domain-containing protein — its product is MRNSVRISAVAILLLALCLPGCVGSKWSRYELYMGQTYNDGKKRVTAKRWQGFLNSEVTPKFKDGYTVYDAYGYWSGKMFTYSERSKVIMIVSQDKDAEKRVDEIAEAYKEEFQQESVLKIVSPVEVEFK
- a CDS encoding 4Fe-4S binding protein, yielding MPCNKLKMICFSPTRTTRRILDAIAEGIGAEQLEVIDVTRADRVPETCECLDDDLVIIGAPVYGGRIPLTAVERFKVLNSCGTPAVPVVVYGNRAYEDALIELSDIAVESGFKPVAGAAFIGEHSFSTDKTPIAVSRPDEDDLNMAREFGKSLAAKFTEASFDTSVEVPGDRPYKERSPKVSASPITTDQCELCGACERVCPTAAISVGAVVETDPDKCTFCCACIKVCAFEARKLEVPRLLEISQWLTDNFSERREPEIFI
- a CDS encoding NTP transferase domain-containing protein; protein product: MTGNKTRNLQISAAILAGGEGRRMGRTDKSCLEISGEKLISRIIRSLEGIFAETFVITRTPENHPELNVRLVGDIFAARSSLTGIHSALHHSRTEHVFVTACDSPFLNRELIAELLSRVEADDDVIIPMHCDGFYEPLCAVYSKRCLPFIEQNLQDNIFQIIRFFPEVRVRAVETEVLKLKDKALETFVNINTPDQLVRVQETVDGTKTDTDDFPLSIPRSAALKLIRKSLRPVQSSYTEVSDCAGQVATDTVCSKISLPEHDRSAMDGFAIQSRLTENASNENPVILAFSGEVRPSCPVSEKNRSGEAVRVLTGGIIPQGTDAVIPFEKVTADKCSISISRPVREGDFIRRAGSDILKGETIVKKGSVISPCDAALLAYAGIRTVPVSPLPSVAVLAVGNELCDPAKETESGLIPADNLILMKSLCARYGVKDIRIAPCANSPESISEAVQANNDCGLIVTTGGTGPGNRDFVFNSVRQAGGSPIFKGLAMHPAKSIFACKLGNSVVIGLPGPPNAVNLAFHTIINPVLSMLQAKSEISSTVSAILTEELKGGREREKLRPCLISEREGKILADPLLDRTLSPRRVMSLSNGIIILPADCGLVPKDAIVQVLRIS
- a CDS encoding PhoH family protein, which produces MGQKNFVLDTNVLIENPKCITALRNGIENKVHIPYTVLTELDKLKRDSRIGHIVAQAVHSILQDDKLTFLSPEFAEKLGELSPDDRILKEALNATIEDPILVTNDRILQIKAGIYNLKCEGYKDSDPFRSDSQLYTGFVEENHAPYLNSFRWENGTPVFYGDKGSKPISYTHEVWGVKPRNIYQNLALELMLNQDINLVSIQSEAGYGKTFLALASALYLALEKKDNPFEKVYLVKPIWEIGAKMGYLPGTVEEKMQPYVRYVRDLTVKLHEQRPANRIFMDTDSDKFRFNHKKFEILPIAYIRGMNLENCVVIIDEMQNMSRSEVRSLLTRMGEGVKCICLGDTRQVDNPYLNESNNGLNWVVKKLRNNKEYAHMVLKGERSRGPITDIVLKTGL
- a CDS encoding DnaA N-terminal domain-containing protein, whose product is MNSNVWNSIKKKLLVRINPVLVRVWVEPLSARYEDGVVQLTAPNEFVMNWVQEHLLDRIKDAAQEVLEAKVGVTIDLESGKEDKPREFISDVSAYYAVDEILTSINRLTGIVRSAAPVDFDKNNVESEQVMPQLEEQTFDSILDAVLEAFGVSFRELMMQENEHAVLARRALYYLCFRYGIPAEEVALNMDCTVSEIRNGARILEREISEAIDNGEDLDDLLLRIFQK